One window of the Gordonia westfalica genome contains the following:
- a CDS encoding SDR family oxidoreductase, translating to MQTQSQVELGLVGKVVLVTGGARGVGAGITRVLSSLGARPVICGRSADNLVDDLREIDFFSCDVRDAAAVEAMIDGIVGRAGRIDGVVNNAGGSPFALAADTSVRFASKIVDLNLLAPLAVAKAANAVMQSQPDGGAIVNVSSVSGHRPSPGTSAYGAAKAGLDNLMTSLAVEWAPKVRVNSVVAGPVETEQSHLHYGDDAGVAAVGATIPLGRMATPTDVGNAVAFLLSPLAGYISGSTLTVHGGGEKPAFLDAATAGNAV from the coding sequence ATGCAGACGCAGTCACAGGTCGAGCTGGGCCTGGTCGGGAAGGTTGTCCTGGTCACCGGAGGTGCGCGCGGTGTCGGAGCCGGTATCACCCGGGTGTTGTCGTCCCTGGGGGCCAGGCCGGTGATCTGCGGCCGCAGCGCCGACAACCTCGTCGACGACCTCCGCGAGATCGACTTCTTCTCCTGCGACGTCCGCGACGCCGCTGCTGTGGAGGCGATGATCGACGGCATCGTCGGTCGCGCCGGACGCATCGACGGGGTGGTCAACAACGCCGGCGGGTCGCCCTTCGCGCTCGCCGCCGATACATCCGTCCGGTTCGCGAGCAAGATCGTCGACCTGAATCTCCTGGCCCCGCTCGCCGTGGCCAAGGCCGCCAACGCGGTCATGCAGAGCCAGCCGGACGGCGGCGCGATCGTCAACGTCTCGAGCGTCAGCGGGCACCGGCCGTCGCCCGGGACGTCTGCGTACGGCGCCGCGAAGGCCGGCCTCGACAATCTGATGACCTCACTGGCCGTCGAATGGGCCCCGAAGGTGCGGGTCAACTCGGTCGTCGCCGGTCCCGTGGAGACCGAGCAATCGCACCTCCACTACGGCGACGACGCCGGGGTCGCAGCCGTCGGCGCCACCATCCCGCTGGGCCGGATGGCGACGCCCACCGACGTGGGCAACGCCGTCGCCTTCCTGCTGTCACCGCTGGCCGGTTACATCAGCGGTTCGACGCTCACCGTGCACGGCGGTGGCGAGAAGCCCGCTTTTCTCGACGCCGCAACCGCAGGCAACGCCGTCTGA